The genomic stretch GGCCCGGTTACCGCTGCGCCTGGTGATCAATGCCAATGCAGATGATATTCTTTGCCAGGAAATGAAAAAGGCCGGGATGGCCTGCACCACAGATTTTTACGACATGTCGAATATCGGCGCCATGCCTGACAAACCCAGTCCGGTCATCCTGCCCGGCGACGAACCGCAGGAGCAGGCTGCGGCCGCCATGGTGTACAATATTTTCGGCAGCTACCAGAATCCAGATTCCGTGCTGTTCACAGAAAGCCAGTTCCTTGACTTTATCAACCGGGTACTGCAAGGGAATCCCCGGCTCAACAATGATGTAGTGCGGGAGCTTAATGAAAAGGATAGCTATCTTTTCCTGGGGTTCGACTTTGAACAATGGTATTTCAAGATACTGTTCCAGTTGCTGAACATAAAGAAGGAACAATATGCTTCTGTTTCCTGCGGCTTTGAAGAAATGGACGCCAATCCTTTTGCAGGGCCGCTCAATGCCAGGGTGAGCGTATATACCCGGGAATTTTATGAGCAGGAATTCAAAATGTTCTTTGTGAACGACGATATCAGGAATTTCATTTCAGAACTTGCAACCCTCCTTGAAGCAGATGCAAATCAGCAAAACCCGTAAATTTTTCCAGATCAAAAGCCGGTACCCCGGTCTTTTCCCTTTCAAGGAGGAGCAGGTCAACCTGTTCTTCGGCCGTGAACGGGAGATCCGGGAACTATACAACCTGATCCTTTCTGAAACAACGGTTGTCCTGTTTGCCAAATCGGGTGTAGGGAAATCCTCGCTCTTACAAGCCGGGCTTTTCCCCAAATTGAAGGAGAATGGCTATTACCCCATCAAGGTACGTTTTAAGGAAGCTGCCGACACTGAAGGGCTTCAGCCGGCAGTACATGCCCAGGCCACTCCGGTCAGTTTCTGGCAAAAGCTATTCCGCGGGTTTCAGCACAATACTGAACCGCTGATGGATGAGGAACCGGCCGCCAACCGCTTCACGCCCTTACAGATCCTGGTCGATATCCTGGAAAAGGAATCAGCAGCCGGCAACAACCAGTTAAAGCTGGACAGGGAAAATATACTCTATAATAAAGAGGCACCCAGGTTATGGGAGCTCTTTAAGGCTACCAGTATCCGGCGTCCGGCGCCGGCCATGGTCTCCCTGGAGGAAGAAACAGCTAACCTGATACAGGTACAGCAATCGGAACTGCCGGATGGCTCTAAACCGGGTCAGCCCAAAGCATTGCCCCGTTCTGCCAGCCAGCAGGATATGATACCAGTCCTGGTATTTGACCAGTTTGAAGAATTCTTCCTTCGGTCTTATGAAGAGCGTCATGAGTTCCTTTGCCAGCTGGCAGAGCTTTTACATACGCTAACACCTAACCGCATTTCAGAATGGCTGCGCAATACCAGAATGTCCGACCGGTCGAGAGAAATGATCAACTGGACCAAACCACCGGTGGTGAAATGCATCTTTGCCATCCGGGACGATAAATTATCGGAGATTGATCAGTTGCGTGCCTATATTCCGCTCATCCTCCGCTCGCGCTATAAATTATCGCCGCTCAACTATACCAATGCGCGGGAAGCCATTGAGCGGCCGGCACAGCAAAACGGAGAATTCTCTGTGGTCCCGTTTTCCTTTGAAGAAAATACCATCAACAATATTATCCTGCAGCTGAGTGGCGCTCCCCTGGTAACGCCGGTACCCACAGCAGCACCTGATAGCCCGACTGACCCATTGGCCATGCCTTCCCTTCATCTCAATGGCATTGACGGGTCCCAATTACAACAGGTGGCCTCCCATATTGAGCAGCTGGTATGGAAGGCAGGTGGAGCCAGGAATCCGGTCCAGGTAGACAAAACGCTTATTGACCCCGATAAAGATGTGCAGCTGATCCTCGACAATTATTATGAGGAGCAGTTGCGAAAACTGGGATCGGGATCAGACATCCTGCTATGCCGCAATATCATTGAGAACCACCTCGTATCCGGCGGGGCCAGGGCCAGCATTACAGCCAGCCAGATGACAGCACTGCTGAAGGAAAAACGTTCTTATTTCACCCGGAAACGGGAGGACTACTTGGTGGAGCGGATGATCAATGTTCGCCTGATCAAAGAGGAATATACCCACCTGGGCAAGACCTACGAACTGAGCCACGACACCCTCGTAAATTCCGTTACAAAATACGCATCAGAGAACAGGATCAGGACACTTACCAGGCAGAAAGGTATTTACATTGGCTGGTTTGGCTTAACCCTGCTGTTCCTGGCGCTAAGCATATTCTTTGCTTACCGGCTGAATGAATCTTCCAATGCCACCAACCTGAAGCTGGCCGATTCCTATTATGAACAAGGCAATCATTTCATGGCCTTTAACATATGGGATAATTATATACAGGGGTATATTTCCGCCGGAGGCAATAAGGCCGATATACGCCGGTCAATGGACAGCCTTGTTTTTTTTGATATCAGTGGCGGCAACCGGATGGAAGTAATCGGGGACAGCCTGGTGGCAGTACATGAAAAGGACAATACCATTTACCTCTGGGAATACCAACCCCGAAAACAGCGGCTGGACACGTTGGCCACCTTCCAGGATGCGTATAACCTGGAGGTCTCAGCCCCGCACCGTTTTCTTGCTTACCGGTCGCTGCAAGGAGAATTGATCGTATACAATATCAAAGATCACCAAAGCTTCCGGATAGATGACGCCCGGTTTGCTGGTACGCCGGCAAATCCAGGCCTGGTCTACGAAGACAGAAAAGATGCAAGAATGTGCTTTGTACAGGGTAGTGATCTTATCAGTTATATTGACGCCAAAGGTTTTC from Candidatus Pseudobacter hemicellulosilyticus encodes the following:
- a CDS encoding SIR2 family protein — its product is MPLLLTRKHIHRLRKELADTILHGDTIMRYCEAAGLPVNRIELRGDSWTMWGSVIGTTITADHQERALALLNHIITDHPENEIFIHYYNEILSSRNVRLSKLAAALKQRKCVVFLGPDVLKVRQNNSLVNFNDSLCAVLEATMREETIYYERNLNRNLAYLAQCFADDPFYAAGETAALARKIYDKLLPRMIDRGIYEDLARLPLRLVINANADDILCQEMKKAGMACTTDFYDMSNIGAMPDKPSPVILPGDEPQEQAAAAMVYNIFGSYQNPDSVLFTESQFLDFINRVLQGNPRLNNDVVRELNEKDSYLFLGFDFEQWYFKILFQLLNIKKEQYASVSCGFEEMDANPFAGPLNARVSVYTREFYEQEFKMFFVNDDIRNFISELATLLEADANQQNP